AATATCCCCCCCCAACTTCAGTCACCTGCCCATGAATGCCACAATGTAAAACTCAGATCCCCCCAAATATCACCTGCCCTTGATGTCACATGCCAACCCTAGATTCATTCCCGAAGTCATTGAAGTCATGTGCCCTCCCCTTTGTTTTCTATCACATACTCATCCAGGGAAACCAATAAAACTACACTTTTTGTTACTTTAGGGAGGCAGACCTTCACTTGGAAGCTGTATCCCAACCATCAGTCTTATTATATAATCTtgttaataaatctctttaaCTGTATTGGGGAGCTTGTAGTTCTTTAAGTGGGAAATCCTTGCAAATTGGGACAGCTCTCCCCTTATCAGGGGGATTTTGTGAGCATTTTACATACTATGAGAGGTCTTCAGAATAAATTACATTGAATCTTCAGTATGAGATCTGGTTTACTTTGTGCCTGGTGCAGGGAAGTGGGGAAATATCAAGGCCATCAGTTAGGCTATCGAGGAACTTGCCATCATtgaagggtgttttttttttatcttttcatcagAAGAGGGATTTTTTTCATTAGGCATCATCTTTGAAGGTCATTTACTGAATGTAGGACACAGAGAACTCTTTCCTAGAAGGGCACTTCTGTGCTATAGCGTCTGTTGGGAACCAGTGAAAGATGCAAAACATATGTGCACATGTTTTTCCCTTGAATGCAGAAACTCAGCTGGAAATGCCCCAGACAATCTGGTCCCCAAAGTTCTTCAGGGACCAAGACTTCTCTGAGGAATCTGGAGTAGGAGGAGTGATATCTAATAATAAAGTGCTGTGAGGAAGAGTTTATCTGGGGAAACTATATAAAATCCATTCATCTTGCATCATTAATGTCCCATTGTGTTTTCTCAGCTGTGGCAGGCAATCGAGAACCTGGGAAAATTATAGGACAAGTCAATTTCTAATGCTGAACAGTTCCTCGTCTCTATAATTAAGGCAACTGACTGTATTCCAGTCTGAGTGCCAAGTTGGTTTCCCCAGGCTTGGAACTTTGGGAAATTGCCAGGGAAATGTTGCCTTATATTCAGAAAAATAATTCTcaactattttctcctttagttaTATCTCTGATGCTGCAGCTTCCAGGTTATGGATCCAGGACAGAGAAGCCCCATTGCTTCTACcagtttaaccccattgtctCCCAAAATGGGGACCTGCAGATTGggatctttttaaatttattgtcaGTTGAAGTGAACAGGTTAACAGGAGCACAATTGTTTAAAAGTCTTCCTAACAAAGCTTGTAAACCTTATCAGTAAGTGCATCTCTGTGTGGATTCCTTTTCACTGTGAtgatttaaaaagatttatttatagaaaaagaaggaCAAGCCAATGTAGCCCAAGACAAAAGGTGCTCTCCCCCTCCTCTTGcacctgaattatttttttcttgtccaTTTTCACAATGTCTGGTTGACTTGGAAAATTGAACAGATATAATCTCTCTTCTTCTTACCCACTTCACTCCAAAAGACCCAGTTGTTGATGTTATCATTTTACATCCCCTTTTCTAAATTTATGTTTATACTTAAGCAGTGGAGCTAATGAAAATCCTTAAACCCCAGGATCCCTGAAATTAGGTTAAGACTTTTAAGACACAGAACTTATTGAGATTTGTGCCATTTTGCCACTGTTGGGCAGAATTAATGCTCTCAAGTGTCAACATTTTTTGTCAAGGAGAATATCTGACACTCCAGAGATCACCTTTCTATATGGGATAGGATATGAGGAGCTAAAATGTGCTGTGCTTCATTCCCAAACCAGTGTGAGACTGTATCATCTTTTCAACCTTGAAATTACCTTCTTCCTAAATACCCTTATATCAAAATCATCCTCACATTCGGTGGGCCATGATaccctccatgaagccttcccttatTTTTTCTAGGGGGATAAGTAGCCTTTATGCTCATCTTTCTTCAGTCTCAGTGCCATTCATCTTTAATATATCCCCTGCCACCTTGAATTTCAGTTATTGGTGTATTTATGATACCACTGGTCTTATATCCAGATCATCCAGATCCTCTAAAGAATCTAGTACATAATGGAAGCTTAATATCTATTTGGGGAATGAATGAGTGACTCAGTAGGCAGAGTCACATAATAAATTAGTCATAGTCTTCTTCATCTCAGGAATCATAATGAGGTAAGAATATAAAAAACAAGTCACATGTGGGAAGCTATTTTTAATACAAATCAAATGAGCTGATTGGAGTTCTTAGTTTTTACTCATGTGGCTGGAGAATTCTTCATTCCAGAAAGTATTCTTTTTGAAGGTTTTGTTAATGTTCTATGACACTTGCCCCCCACAGGTGGCTGCATAAAAACTACCAACAGGTCCTTGCTGTAATGTTTGCTGTAGAGGAGATTAACAAAGATCCCAATCTGTTACCCAACATTTCCCTGGGATTCCACCTCTACAATACCTACCACAGTGATGAGAAAACATTGGAGAGCTCTCTTCAATGGCTCTCTGGGCAGGGCCAACTCATCCCTAACTACAGCTGCAGGGAACAGGGAAAATCTGTGGCTGTAATTGGTGGAGCCACATCAGCTCTGTCTCTCCAGATGGGGACTCTGCTTGATCTCTACAGGTTTCCACAGGTGAGTGATATTGAATTTGACATATTCTATGCCTTTATCAAACAAAACAATACAACTAGTAATAGAATAGAAACagcttttttcatcattatcCTTTTAGCACAAGATATCATGTCCTTGGATGTACCTTTGAATCATTGTCTTGATTATAATAACTAATCATTTACAATTAATCATCATTACATTTTTGTTACCTTTTataatgtttttttggttctgctcacttcactttgtatcaatttccATGtgttcccaagtttttctgaacttatcctgctcatcattaaatatagcacaatagtattccatcatgatcataaACCATAattcatttagccattcccccatGAATttgcatccccttgatttccagttttctGCAACTACAAGAAaatctgctataaatatgtttttgcacatataggtccttttcatggttttttttttatttctttggtataCAATACAGAAATAGCAGTGGTTTTTCTGGGTTAAATATTATGCATAGTTTCATAATTCTTTAgccatagttctaaattgctctccagaatggttggaccagttcacaactctacaggcagtgaattagtgtctctatattttaatttcccctataatatttattattttcttttttcataatggTAGACAATCTAATTGGTATAAAGGGATAACttaagagttgctttaatttgtatttatctaataATCTATGGCACTTTAGAAattttttatataactatagattattttgatatcttcttctgaaaatgcacttttcatgtcttttgcccattcatcatttgggaaatagcttttattattagaaatctaATACTACATCATATATTAGAGATTCATTTCCATACCCTCTATCTATGCAAAATCCTACTCACTgctctaataaaaataaagtgtttaGAAATTACTTATTTAATCTTCCCATATAGAAATGttaacagtttaaccttattggtTTCCTAATGATTCCTCTTTCGTGTTTATCTTGTTATGCTTCACTTGAGTCTAATAGTGGAaagtcatattttctattcagctatagtattttcattaggaatacttgaaatagtattctatttaattaaatatttatttttcacttgAAGGATTACAGTAATTTTTGCTGCACAGATTATTCTTTGTTGTTATCctatctttttgttttgttttgttttcttgaatATCATAGTTCAAGTCACCTGATGAATCTCATATGATACTGCTTTGGCACCACAATACTTGTATGGTTTCTTTCCTACTGCTTATAATGTATAGGAAATGAGGGAATTTGGGGAGTGattaatggattctttcaatttctagtttCCACGTTGGTTCTAGGATCTAAGAGTTATTCTCCaatcataatttcttgaaaaataatatCCAGGTCCTTCTTTTGATTGTGGATTTCATACAGTCCAATAATTCTATCACCTTTCATCAACTTAATTTTCCAGGACACTTGTTTTTCTGATAAGATATTtcacttttattctattttttttactttattttcttcacttgGTATCATTCATTTACCTAATTTTCCCTTTAATACTTTATTTGATTTTGGtgagaattttattttagtttttccaTGAGATCATTGAGATGTATTTCaattcacaatttttttcttttgagtctttGCTTTTAGCATTttgatttaattatctttttctgaGTTTATTCTTTAATCTTCCATGTTATTATAGTAGATTTTTATGAGTTTTTTGTAAGAGATGGAACTGTTAACAAGAAAGGCAAATGCCCCAAGGAATGATGATGTCTGTTTTCAGTATATAAAAGTTCTGTCATATGAAGGAGCAtgttctgtgtgatcttggaaaatagaattaatataaattgtTGCTTGTTATCCCCCCCCAAAGACAATTTCTAGTAAAtgaaagattttttgtttttgtcttctaaCAATAATAGCCATATCAATTGTGAGTGAATAATAGTCAGACTTTACAGTAAGGTCATTTCTATTGGAAGTCTTAAATCATAGATTGGATACCTATTACTCCTCTAAATTATACTGGGAATTCCTTTGTTTATTTAGTGATTTAGATTTTACTAAGATCTTTTTCACTTTCAGATCCTATTTTTAAACAGCAAAAAATCCATATTCCagaatcaagaagaaaataattggattttaaaatctgaaatacagaaaaataaaaacacacaccATATTAtccatgtatttttaaatttttatttaataaagaaaagcatTGTCCCATCCTCAATTAAAGGTGATagattttatctgaaaatttacTATAAAGCAAACTGATCcatgtttctttttcattcagaTAAGCTATGGTCCCTTTGATCCAATTCTTAATGACAAGGACCAGTTCCCTTTCCTTTATCAGATGGCCCCCAAAGACACTTCTCTGTACCAAGGTGTTATTCACTTACTGGTATATTTTGAATGGAACTGGATAGGTCTGGTTGCAACAGATGATATGAGAGGTGAGGaattcctctggaaaatgagaggggaaaTGGTAAAGAATGGTGTTTGTGCATCCTTCACAGAAAAGATCCCAGTCAGTGAGAGACGACATATGGAATCACATGAGATTTTCATGCCCAGGATCATGACATCATCAACAAAAGTGATTGTCATCCATGGTGACACAGATTCATTAATGATTCTGAGATACTCACAAGTTCCTTTATTCCCAGTACCAAAGGTATGGATTGCCACGTCTCACTGGGATATAACCATGAGACCTCTCTATGGTGATGGTGCTCCTTTCCATGGGGCTCTCACATTTTCATATTTGATGAGTGAAATTCGTGGGTTCAAAACTTTTCTTAAGGAAGTTGTGCCTTCTAAATACCCAGATGACGTTTTGCTTAGGGAATTCTGGCTCTCAGCTTTTAGTTGCCCACATCAATCAGAAAACCCAAAGCAAGAGATATGTTCACTAAATGCCTCCTTGGAGAGTTTGCCTCTGTGCTCCTTTGATATGACCATGTCTGGATTGAGTTACACTATCTATAATACTATCTATGCTGTGGCTTGGGGTCTACATGAATTTTTTatgagaaaatcagagaaaggatccATGGAagataaaagatatttttttcattcttggcAGGTAATATTGAATGAATAACCACTTTTTAGTTATGGTGTCATGATGTATTTTGGGGATGTGAGACAAGATGAATAATTAAGTGCCTTCCAGTTCTCAAAATTTCTGATCATATGTTCCCTTAAGATTATATTgttaatatggaagtatgttttgcatgataacacatgaataacctatatcaaattgtttttcatctccaggaagggaaagggaaggaatgaagatAATATGAATCTTACAATctaaaacatatattgaaaattattattcatataattgggaaaataaaatatcttaataaataataataataataataaagattataTTATTACTTGCAAATACACATTAGTCTGCATGTAAACCCACAATAACTCTTTCTTTAACAGAATTTTGGAGTTGAAAAAATCATCAGTCTAATAGTCATACATCTAATTGGACAGGAACTCCATTTGAAACAACTTTCCTAGTATACTTGCTGGCATTTTCCTAAAATATCTATCATGTATGTGGTAACTTATTACATCCCAAagcatctttttccattttgtggCAGATGttgattttgaaaaatgattCCTCACTATCCTATTGCATGAGATAAAATACTTTCATCTCAAGGTACAGAGTAATATCAAATCTAATGAACTGGAGTCCCCTGATCTCTGTGAGATCTGTGAGATGAGCCTGCAACATCTGCCACAGAGGGAGGAGCTAGTGGGGTTTATAAGGCAATTGCAGGAAAGAGAGATGACTTGAATAGATTGACTCCCTGGGCTGATGCTTGGCAAGCAGCAGCCAACATGGAGGGGACCACACTAAAACCTTAAATTAGTAAGGctgaaacttctctctctctctctctctctctctctctctctctcctctctctctctctctctctctctctctctctctctctctctctctctctctctctctctctctctctctctctccctctctctcatatattttcattaataaacACATAACTCTGGTCAAAACCCCCTTTTATTTGTAACAATATATAGGTCTAGATATGTTATAAAATATCCTTGCTGGTTGAGAATAAAGCCATTGACCAATCTTTATAACTTCTCTACCAGTTAGAAAGTAATTTCCTCATTAATTTTCATTCTG
This sequence is a window from Monodelphis domestica isolate mMonDom1 chromosome 3, mMonDom1.pri, whole genome shotgun sequence. Protein-coding genes within it:
- the VN2R543 gene encoding vomeronasal 2 receptor 543, producing the protein MLQLPGYGSRTEKPHCFYQFNPIVSQNGDLQIGIFLNLLSVEVNRLTGAQLFKSLPNKACKPYQWLHKNYQQVLAVMFAVEEINKDPNLLPNISLGFHLYNTYHSDEKTLESSLQWLSGQGQLIPNYSCREQGKSVAVIGGATSALSLQMGTLLDLYRFPQISYGPFDPILNDKDQFPFLYQMAPKDTSLYQGVIHLLVYFEWNWIGLVATDDMRGEEFLWKMRGEMVKNGVCASFTEKIPVSERRHMESHEIFMPRIMTSSTKVIVIHGDTDSLMILRYSQVPLFPVPKVWIATSHWDITMRPLYGDGAPFHGALTFSYLMSEIRGFKTFLKEVVPSKYPDDVLLREFWLSAFSCPHQSENPKQEICSLNASLESLPLCSFDMTMSGLSYTIYNTIYAVAWGLHEFFMRKSEKGSMEDKRYFFHSWQLNSCLKNTHFNNSAGDQVFVDENRSSEAQYAIMNYLFFPNETENLVKVGKFVPKNPFGQDFTICKDVIVWGWWDSMVPCGVCSDSCVPGFRKTPLEGQPACCFECSVCPEGEISSQKDAEHCTKCPEDEYPNMQKDFCLPKVLTFLSMKEPLGMTLAFIAVSFSLLTALVLGVFVKFQDTPIVKANNRTLSYTLLISLIFCFLCSLLFIGHPNSITCLLQQTVFAFVFTVAVSSILAKTIIVILAFKGIRPGSRIRMFIHPRVSNYVVLICSGIQVIFCGIWLGTYPPFPEADTHSEYGQIIIRCNEGSTSAFYCVLGYMGFLALGSFTVAFLVRNLPDTFNEAKFITFSMLVFCSVWASFLPTYQSSKGKAMVIVEIFSILASSAGLLGCIFIPKCYVILLNREKNTQGRIKNKRDSGRKIFS